The Candidatus Deferrimicrobiaceae bacterium nucleotide sequence CTTCGTGACGAGCGGTGAGCCGAACGACTTCTCGATGATCACGTTCCGTCCACGGGGCCCCAGGGTCACCTTGACGGCGTCGGTCAGAATGTCCACGCCGATCTTGATCGCGGCGCGGGCATCCGCGTCGAACTTCAGTTGCTTTGCCATCTTCCCCTTCCTCCTTTTTATTGTTCCTTCATTTCGCAGGTTATTTCTTCTGGATCACCGCGAGGACGTCTTCCTCCCGGAGAATCAGATGCTCTTCGCCATCGATCTTGATGTCCGTCCCCGAATACTTGCCGAAAAGGACGCGGTCCCCCGCCTTGACCTCGGGAGCCACGCGGTTCCCGCTGTCGGTCACCTTGCCGGGGCCCACCGCCACCACCAGGCCCTCCTGCGGCTTCTCCTTCGCGCTATCGGGGATGATGATCCCCCCCTTGGTCTTCGCCTCCTCCTCGACGCGCTTGAGCAGTATCCTGTCCTGCAACGGCCTGACCTTCATGGTGCCTCCTCCTTGAAAGAATCGAATATGGGATGAATGCCTCGCGGCGGTTAGCACTCAACAGGGACGAGTGCTAACAGAGACTATAACCCCGGGGGAAATCGGTGTCAAGAGGGAAAACGAAAAAGAAGAAATGCCTTGCAAATTAGATGGTTATATTTTTTTCTTCGCCATCTCCTCCTCGAAATATTTCCGGTAGAGGATATCCCATTCCCTCCCGCCCTCGGGGACCTGCCGGGAGAGTTTCGCGATCTTCTGCCGGACGAACGTGCCTACCTCGTCCTCCACCCGCACATAGTACCCGAAGATCTTTTTCGCCTCCCGGAG carries:
- the groES gene encoding co-chaperone GroES, giving the protein MKVRPLQDRILLKRVEEEAKTKGGIIIPDSAKEKPQEGLVVAVGPGKVTDSGNRVAPEVKAGDRVLFGKYSGTDIKIDGEEHLILREEDVLAVIQKK
- a CDS encoding DUF507 family protein — translated: MRLTEDRISHLSHLVIDRLYKDDIADFPDEAQALREAKKIFGYYVRVEDEVGTFVRQKIAKLSRQVPEGGREWDILYRKYFEEEMAKKKI